In a single window of the Acetivibrio clariflavus DSM 19732 genome:
- the istA gene encoding IS21 family transposase, with protein sequence MHTTIQTLSKKGYNKTQIAKILEIDRKTVRRVLNELNEKGIVERKETCSILDPYKEYIQIQVTKDLKAIRIYQDLVREFGFQGSYDTVKKYVAKIKKSPPKAYMVLHSLPGEEAQVDFGYIGTIKLPDGKYKKAWVFVMELSYSRYMYVQIVFDQSISTFIDCHKKAFRYFGGVPQNIKIDNLKAAVLEADFYEPVVQRNYAAFASHYGFSPEPCRVATPTDKGKVESNIKYVKDNCFKAREFKDIDEAKAFLMEWLETIANVRIHGTTKKVPSEEFNSYEKEKLLPLPTEEYNISEITSATVMPNCHISYGGNYYSVPYAYIGEEVDIVIIDNLLKAIYKDKEIALHPVEKNEKGKFFTDKNHYPDYKNITANEIKSRYREKMSEIGKHAAIFFEKFLEQVGTKYNYRAIAGIISLRKKYDNATIDNACHRAYMYNALKYKTVKRICEQGIDSLPIETNQTYINSEETFLSRPLSEYSKLLN encoded by the coding sequence ATGCATACAACAATACAAACTTTATCAAAAAAAGGATATAACAAGACACAAATTGCAAAAATACTTGAAATTGACAGAAAGACCGTAAGACGGGTTCTTAATGAACTTAATGAGAAAGGAATTGTTGAAAGAAAAGAAACTTGCTCAATACTTGATCCATATAAGGAATATATTCAGATACAAGTAACTAAAGACTTAAAAGCAATAAGAATATATCAGGATTTAGTGCGAGAATTTGGATTTCAGGGTAGTTATGACACTGTAAAAAAATATGTTGCTAAAATAAAAAAATCTCCACCTAAAGCATATATGGTACTACACAGTCTTCCCGGTGAAGAGGCACAAGTGGACTTTGGATATATTGGCACTATTAAACTTCCGGACGGCAAGTACAAAAAAGCTTGGGTTTTTGTAATGGAACTCAGCTATTCCAGATATATGTATGTTCAAATTGTATTTGATCAGAGTATTTCAACATTCATAGATTGTCATAAAAAAGCTTTTAGATATTTTGGAGGAGTACCACAGAATATAAAAATCGATAATCTTAAAGCAGCTGTATTGGAAGCCGACTTTTATGAACCTGTTGTCCAAAGGAATTATGCAGCATTTGCTTCTCATTATGGATTTTCTCCGGAACCATGTAGGGTAGCAACACCTACTGATAAGGGAAAGGTAGAATCAAATATAAAATATGTGAAGGATAACTGCTTTAAAGCACGAGAATTTAAAGATATTGATGAAGCCAAAGCGTTTTTAATGGAGTGGCTTGAGACTATAGCTAATGTTAGAATACACGGTACAACAAAAAAAGTTCCATCAGAAGAATTCAATTCGTATGAAAAAGAAAAACTTCTCCCTCTTCCTACGGAAGAATACAACATATCTGAAATAACTTCGGCAACTGTAATGCCAAACTGTCACATCTCATATGGGGGTAATTACTATTCTGTACCGTATGCATACATTGGTGAGGAGGTTGATATTGTTATCATAGATAATCTGCTTAAAGCAATATATAAGGATAAAGAAATAGCCCTTCATCCCGTAGAAAAGAATGAAAAGGGCAAATTCTTCACAGATAAAAATCATTATCCTGATTATAAAAATATCACGGCTAATGAGATAAAGTCAAGATATCGAGAGAAAATGAGTGAAATTGGAAAACATGCAGCTATATTTTTTGAGAAATTCTTAGAGCAGGTAGGCACAAAATATAACTATCGAGCTATTGCAGGAATAATTTCCTTAAGGAAAAAGTATGACAATGCAACTATTGATAATGCCTGCCATAGGGCATATATGTACAATGCACTGAAATATAAAACGGTAAAACGAATTTGTGAACAGGGAATTGATTCGCTGCCTATAGAAACAAACCAAACATATATTAACTCAGAAGAAACCTTTTTATCAAGGCCATTATCAGAGTATTCAAAACTTCTAAATTGA
- the istB gene encoding IS21-like element helper ATPase IstB, with protein MNDLMFSRLRQLKLSGFIKTVEARNEQAIKEQMSYMEFLELLLSDEFSNRKDNGNKKRMQKAKFPQIKTLEEYQFNQQPSINKRFIYNLATCEFVRKKENVAFIGPPGTGKTHLGIALGVKAISQGYNVLFTTINHMLEDLYLSRADNSFSQRLKYYTNPDLLILDELGLKKLNQNSVDDFYEIVSRRYEKGSIIITSNKVFDEWGRIFYDPVLATAILDRFIHHCHFVVIKGESYRMKQSKESLKAISTKVQENE; from the coding sequence ATGAATGATTTAATGTTTTCAAGATTAAGGCAGTTAAAGCTATCGGGGTTCATAAAAACAGTGGAGGCAAGAAATGAGCAAGCTATCAAAGAGCAGATGTCTTACATGGAGTTCTTAGAACTGCTTTTAAGTGATGAATTTTCAAACCGCAAAGATAATGGTAATAAAAAGAGGATGCAGAAGGCAAAATTTCCTCAAATAAAGACACTAGAGGAATATCAGTTTAATCAGCAGCCCTCTATTAATAAAAGATTTATATACAATTTGGCAACCTGTGAATTTGTCCGCAAGAAAGAAAACGTAGCCTTCATAGGACCGCCAGGTACAGGAAAAACTCATTTAGGTATAGCACTTGGAGTAAAAGCTATATCTCAAGGATACAATGTATTATTTACAACAATAAACCATATGCTTGAAGACTTATATTTATCGAGAGCCGACAATTCTTTTAGTCAAAGGCTGAAGTACTACACAAATCCAGATTTACTTATACTAGATGAACTAGGACTAAAAAAGCTTAATCAGAATAGCGTAGATGACTTTTATGAAATTGTATCGAGAAGATATGAGAAAGGCTCTATAATAATAACTTCAAACAAAGTTTTTGATGAGTGGGGTAGAATATTCTACGACCCAGTTTTAGCAACAGCAATATTAGATAGGTTTATTCATCATTGTCACTTTGTAGTTATAAAAGGTGAAAGCTATCGAATGAAGCAAAGCAAGGAAAGCCTTAAAGCTATATCCACAAAAGTGCAAGAGAATGAATAA
- a CDS encoding DUF2325 domain-containing protein has protein sequence MNVTIFGGDNIERINCSLCERGYCVIKHVSGRKNNHKGMEIPKNSDVVIVFTDYINHCLCSKIKKEAQKLGVRTIFSKRSWACLQQLIS, from the coding sequence ATGAATGTAACTATTTTCGGCGGTGACAATATTGAAAGAATTAATTGCAGCCTTTGTGAAAGAGGCTACTGTGTAATCAAGCATGTAAGCGGACGAAAAAACAACCACAAAGGCATGGAAATTCCAAAGAATTCCGATGTGGTGATTGTATTTACCGATTATATTAATCATTGCCTGTGCAGCAAAATAAAAAAGGAGGCACAAAAGCTCGGTGTCAGGACCATATTCTCCAAAAGGTCCTGGGCATGTCTCCAACAATTGATATCTTAA
- the tnpC gene encoding IS66 family transposase: protein MNRQEISVEKLLNIIEEKERRIAELEQQVQWFMEQIRLSKRKQFGVSSEQTKIEQINLFNEEEETHNLAISEPQKIEVKAYYRKRTRLTTDKLPEDLPVEVIEHKLPEKECICPECGSGLHTMGKETRDELKIIPAKAVIVRHIRHVYSCRNCEKTSDHTPIVKADTPEPVIKGSFASPETIAHIATQKFMMGSPLYRQEQEWKQNGIEISRQTMSNWLIKACENWLEPIYEEMKKRLCEHEVLHADETVVQVLKEPGKAAQSKSYMWLYRTSGEARHQIILYDYQPDRKHIHPEEFLKEFSGYLHADGYSVYYKLPEKITVVGCWAHVRRKFFDAMEALPKEKQAMSNAAKGVAYCDKLFHLEKQFALLCPENRLKEREKQSKPIIDEFYDWIRKLNVLPKTHLGKAVQYAQYQRKYLERYMLNGRLEISNNRAERSIKPFVIGRKNWLFSNTPSGARASAVYYSLVETAKENGLNPFEYLSWIFTQAPNLGKPGYVSSFADFLPGSVKIPAKVFIPQSKRTELEKYAWEEDE from the coding sequence ATGAATAGACAAGAAATTTCAGTAGAAAAATTACTTAATATAATTGAAGAAAAAGAACGAAGGATAGCTGAATTGGAACAACAAGTCCAATGGTTTATGGAACAAATACGCCTTTCAAAGCGTAAACAATTCGGTGTATCCAGTGAACAAACAAAGATTGAACAAATCAATCTTTTTAACGAAGAGGAAGAGACTCACAATTTAGCTATTTCCGAGCCACAAAAGATAGAAGTAAAAGCTTATTACCGTAAGAGAACTCGTCTGACAACAGATAAGCTTCCGGAAGACTTACCAGTGGAGGTAATTGAACACAAGTTACCCGAAAAGGAATGTATTTGTCCGGAGTGCGGTAGTGGGTTACATACAATGGGAAAAGAAACCCGTGATGAGTTGAAGATTATACCTGCTAAAGCGGTAATAGTGCGTCATATTAGACATGTATATTCATGCAGGAATTGTGAGAAAACATCCGACCATACACCGATTGTAAAGGCAGATACACCTGAACCGGTCATAAAAGGAAGCTTTGCATCACCCGAGACAATTGCCCATATAGCGACGCAAAAATTCATGATGGGTTCTCCCTTATATCGTCAGGAGCAGGAATGGAAACAAAATGGCATTGAGATATCAAGGCAGACAATGTCAAATTGGTTGATAAAAGCCTGTGAGAATTGGCTGGAACCGATATATGAGGAGATGAAGAAACGGCTGTGTGAGCATGAGGTACTGCATGCAGATGAAACAGTGGTACAGGTGCTAAAAGAACCAGGGAAGGCGGCACAGTCGAAGAGTTATATGTGGCTGTACCGAACGAGCGGGGAGGCAAGACATCAGATAATACTTTATGACTACCAGCCGGACAGGAAGCATATACATCCGGAGGAATTTCTAAAAGAATTTAGTGGATACTTACATGCAGACGGATATAGCGTGTATTACAAATTGCCCGAAAAAATAACTGTAGTAGGTTGTTGGGCCCATGTACGGCGAAAGTTTTTTGACGCAATGGAAGCCCTGCCCAAAGAGAAGCAAGCAATGTCTAATGCTGCAAAGGGAGTAGCATATTGCGATAAACTGTTTCATTTGGAGAAACAGTTTGCATTGCTATGCCCGGAAAACCGGTTAAAAGAACGAGAAAAGCAATCAAAGCCTATCATAGATGAATTTTATGATTGGATAAGAAAATTAAATGTACTTCCCAAAACCCATCTGGGTAAAGCAGTACAATATGCTCAGTACCAGCGAAAATATCTTGAGAGGTATATGCTGAATGGACGATTGGAGATATCAAATAACCGTGCAGAGCGAAGTATAAAGCCTTTCGTAATCGGACGCAAGAACTGGCTTTTCAGTAATACGCCAAGTGGTGCGAGAGCGAGCGCGGTGTACTACAGCCTAGTTGAAACAGCAAAAGAGAATGGATTGAATCCTTTTGAATATTTGTCGTGGATATTTACTCAAGCTCCCAATCTTGGAAAGCCTGGTTATGTGAGCTCGTTTGCAGATTTTCTGCCCGGCAGCGTGAAAATACCTGCTAAGGTGTTTATACCGCAATCCAAAAGAACAGAGCTTGAGAAATATGCGTGGGAGGAAGACGAATGA
- the tnpB gene encoding IS66 family insertion sequence element accessory protein TnpB (TnpB, as the term is used for proteins encoded by IS66 family insertion elements, is considered an accessory protein, since TnpC, encoded by a neighboring gene, is a DDE family transposase.), whose protein sequence is MIRWNEKPVYLCCRYTDMRKSINGLITLVQESFSLDPFMNALFVFCNRNRNRIKILEWDGDGFWLYFKRLERGRFCQW, encoded by the coding sequence ATGATAAGATGGAATGAAAAACCAGTGTATCTTTGCTGTAGATATACGGATATGAGGAAATCCATCAACGGATTAATAACACTGGTACAAGAAAGCTTTTCACTTGATCCGTTTATGAATGCACTGTTTGTGTTCTGTAACAGAAATAGAAACAGGATAAAAATCCTTGAATGGGATGGAGATGGGTTTTGGCTATACTTTAAGCGATTGGAACGAGGTCGATTTTGTCAGTGGTAA
- a CDS encoding IS256 family transposase gives MSTLTKEQIKQLVRGNNFQSVSDINEYLKDIFKDIIQELLEAELEAKLGYAKDDVENKKTDNSRNGYTPKKIKSEFGEIDIQVPRDRKGEFQPKIIPKYQRNVSGIEEKVIALYARGMSTRDISQQIEELYGFSLSAEMVSKITDRIAPEIKEWQQRPLEPIYSFVFMDAIHYKVKDDGRIINRAAYVVLGVTIDGYKDILGIWIGDNESSKFWLGVLNDLKNRGVQDVLIFCVDGLTGLKEAINAAYPKSEVQRCIIHQLRNSFKYVPYKDLKAFSNDFKEVYHAINEEIALEKLYELKEKWGKEYPFAIRSWENNWDVISPFFKFPEEIRKIIYTTNIIEGLHRQFRKVTKTKTIFPTDSSLEKILYLASMNVVKKWTQRYKNWDRVLSQLVIQYPGRLEEYI, from the coding sequence ATGTCAACGTTAACAAAAGAACAAATCAAACAATTAGTTCGGGGAAATAATTTCCAAAGTGTATCTGATATTAATGAATATCTTAAAGACATTTTTAAAGATATAATACAAGAACTTTTAGAAGCAGAACTTGAAGCAAAATTAGGATATGCTAAAGATGATGTAGAAAATAAAAAAACTGATAATAGTCGTAACGGTTATACGCCTAAAAAAATAAAAAGTGAGTTTGGAGAAATTGATATACAAGTACCAAGAGATCGTAAAGGCGAATTTCAACCTAAAATTATTCCTAAATATCAACGTAATGTTTCTGGAATTGAAGAAAAAGTTATAGCTTTATATGCAAGAGGAATGTCTACAAGGGATATCAGTCAACAAATTGAAGAACTTTATGGTTTTAGCCTATCAGCAGAGATGGTTAGTAAGATTACTGATAGAATTGCTCCAGAGATTAAGGAATGGCAACAAAGACCTCTTGAACCTATATACTCTTTTGTTTTTATGGATGCAATACACTATAAAGTTAAGGACGACGGAAGAATAATAAACAGGGCAGCTTATGTTGTTCTAGGTGTTACTATTGATGGATATAAGGATATTTTAGGGATCTGGATTGGTGACAATGAATCCTCAAAGTTTTGGCTTGGTGTACTGAATGACCTTAAAAATAGAGGAGTACAGGATGTTTTAATTTTTTGTGTTGATGGACTTACCGGACTTAAGGAAGCCATAAATGCTGCATATCCAAAATCTGAAGTGCAGCGTTGCATAATACATCAGCTGAGAAATTCTTTTAAGTATGTGCCATACAAAGACCTAAAAGCATTTAGTAATGATTTCAAAGAAGTATATCATGCTATTAATGAAGAAATAGCATTAGAAAAACTTTATGAACTTAAAGAAAAGTGGGGAAAGGAATATCCTTTTGCAATACGTAGTTGGGAAAATAACTGGGATGTTATAAGTCCATTTTTCAAATTTCCAGAAGAAATACGAAAAATAATTTATACTACAAATATAATTGAAGGACTACATCGTCAGTTTCGTAAGGTCACAAAAACAAAAACAATATTTCCAACAGACAGTTCACTAGAAAAGATTTTATATTTAGCATCAATGAATGTAGTAAAAAAATGGACACAACGTTACAAAAACTGGGATAGAGTACTTAGCCAATTGGTAATCCAATATCCAGGTAGGCTGGAAGAGTATATTTAA